From Rutidosis leptorrhynchoides isolate AG116_Rl617_1_P2 chromosome 3, CSIRO_AGI_Rlap_v1, whole genome shotgun sequence, a single genomic window includes:
- the LOC139896372 gene encoding 15.4 kDa class V heat shock protein-like: MEFSTFHPSWHSFFTSPLLFPYPFIPENYVHWTQTPESHIYSADIPGVRKEEICVEVQDSRYLIIRTESADDTVTSAGGRTFMKKFRLPDTIDVNGISACYENGVLTVTVPRSFVARGFYIEPADLPHQTEVLARAA; this comes from the exons atgGAGTTTTCAACATTCCATCCTTCTTGGCATTCATTTTTCACCTCCCCTCTCCTGTTTCCATACCCTTTCATCCCTGAAAACTATGTTCATTGGACCCAAACCCCTGAATCCCACATTTACTCTGCTGATATCCCTG GTGTTAGGAAGGAGGAAATATGTGTGGAAGTTCAGGACTCAAGGTACCTAATCATTCGTACCGAATCAGCTGATGATACAGTGACATCAGCAGGTGGTCGAACATTCATGAAAAAGTTCAGGTTGCCTGATACCATTGATGTAAACGGGATTTCAGCTTGTTATGAAAATGGCGTGTTGACAGTTACTGTACCCAGATCTTTCGTTGCAAGGGGTTTTTATATCGAACCAGCCGATCTGCCACATCAGACCGAAGTTCTTGCTAGGGCTGCTTGA